One genomic segment of Amycolatopsis sp. Hca4 includes these proteins:
- a CDS encoding DUF998 domain-containing protein yields MVTFPARRLSVAVSLTGIAALVLGAALVLLLQVIPPTDEISVTRRTISEYGLSDHKWVFDLAVVLVALGSAAGLAVLRGQRRLPLPAAILGTLWTVGLLVIVAFPKPDWATVSRADFGGTLHRIASVVAFVALPLAVLVAARTAFPSSPRRRWTAIVLALLSLCWFAVILGAVVVAAAEDGRWWTLIPLGLVERGMALTELLALGVLLAPVGVTADDRLATNRE; encoded by the coding sequence GGCCTTGGTGCTCGGCGCGGCTCTGGTGCTGCTGCTGCAGGTCATCCCGCCCACGGACGAAATCAGCGTCACCCGCCGCACGATCAGCGAATACGGCCTGTCCGACCACAAGTGGGTCTTCGACCTCGCGGTGGTCCTGGTCGCGCTCGGCTCGGCGGCCGGGCTGGCGGTGCTGCGCGGCCAGCGGCGGCTCCCGCTGCCCGCGGCCATCCTGGGGACACTGTGGACAGTCGGGCTCCTGGTCATCGTGGCGTTCCCCAAGCCGGACTGGGCCACGGTCTCCCGCGCGGACTTCGGCGGCACGCTGCACCGGATCGCCAGCGTGGTGGCGTTCGTGGCGCTGCCACTGGCGGTGCTGGTCGCGGCGCGCACGGCGTTCCCCTCGTCACCGCGCCGCCGCTGGACGGCGATCGTGCTGGCGCTGCTGTCACTGTGCTGGTTCGCGGTGATCCTGGGCGCGGTGGTCGTCGCGGCGGCGGAAGACGGCCGGTGGTGGACGTTGATCCCGCTCGGCCTGGTGGAGCGCGGGATGGCGCTGACGGAACTGCTCGCGCTGGGCGTGCTGCTCGCGCCGGTGGGCGTAACTGCGGATGATCGGTTGGCGACTAACCGGGAGTGA